The window TGATAAAGCACTACtaccaccccccccacccccctccccacacacacacacacacacacacagacacacacacataaacgcaGCATACTGACATAGATTTATTGTACATGTGGAGAAAAGGTTCACCATGTTTTTGTTTGGGTACTTTGTCAGTTTATTGCACCTCTATATAAcacacccccccctccctcatAATCACACCTaaactgtgtgagtgtgtgtgtgtgtcttcctcctCAAAGGCCATGTGAGTtagttctttgtgtgtgtgtgtgtgtgtcaccaggGAGGctaccctgctgctgctgccgctgccgccgccgcctATCGCTACGCTCAGCCTGCGGCCGTAGCCGGAGCAACCGCCGCGGCTGCTGCCTACAGTGACAGGTGAGGTCATccggggacacacacacacgaacatgtgtacacatacacacacctcgcTGTACAACACACCCACCCAAGTGCTGGATGTCAGACAACTTGATTTTAGTCAATTGATTGGAGAGAAAAGTGCGACAGTAATAAACTTCATACTTTTGTGCCCTCTTTTGAACTCGTCTCTTGTTGTTGCCATAGTTACGGCCGGGTACACCACAGATCCATACCACGCTTtaactccagctgctgctgcttatggAGTCGGAGCCATGGTGAGAAAAGCAtgttaaacaacaaacaatgattcattcctgtgtgtgagtgtctgtctctgtctctgtctgtgtctctgtctctgtttgtgtgtctctgtgtgtgtgtctgtctgtctgtctgtctctctctctctgtgtgtgatgtatgcTAACCTcaggtctgtctctgtcctctcttgTCTTTCAGGCCAGTTTATACCGGGCAGGATACAGTAGGTTTGCTCCGTACTAAAACACCACAATCCTGAGGATTTTTCACTTTActccccaaaaaaaaaaaacctttttcacGCTCTCTGATTGGCCGGAGCTCCcctaccattttttttttctgcaggcagacagcagtgaccaccgttttgttttttttgttttttttctgtggtgaGGGAGGTCATTGCCACATCATCAGCTCGAACTTCTCTCTGTCactgacatgaaaaaaacatatttaaaaacacacacacagacaaacaaagggGCACAATTTcagatgttttttaaaaaatgaagcaaCACTAACGGGACCTGGGAGGAGAGACTGCTGCTCCTTTGGTTTCCTCCCTGAACTTTACAGTATATTCTCTGccctgtgaaacacacacatcctccctGATTGAACTGCCACAGCACTACAACCAGAAAACGGTACTTTTAACACTATAGTGACAGACAGTAGAGCCGCAGCAGTCGTCCCTCTGGGTTAATCATGACAACAGAATCATGCGGAGCTCCATAACAACGACTTAggactttcttcttcttgttgttttaCCACTATGAACAATAAGTCTCCCTTAATTTGTCATTCTTGAACATGTCACGGTTTCCCTCcaagtgtaaacaaacaaacaaaatgttgcgacaaggaaaaaaaaagacgttTTTCTGCATTACCTCAGTTTTTCTCGCCtcgcctttttgttttttttgttttttttgctgcctTTCTCCGTTACTTTGCTCGTCTGCACGTTTTATCACCACAACACTAAAGATGGAACCGAGCAGCTCCTCCGTGCGGCTCGACTTCttcctaaagaaaaaaaaaaaaaggacttgtTTCCGTCTCCGGCTGTGGATGagaggacaaacacagagatGGAAACCTGATCTCCCCTCAATTTAAGAAAGCAGTTTTCTATTTATGAACCTCACTCTTGAGTCGTTTTCCTTTTACCGGTGCACCTGAAGGCATCACGAGCAGACGTCTCCATATACTCTcacttgtgttgttgttgttgttattgatattattttgttttatcttGGTTCCAAAGATTTTTCTGATGaagcacatttctgttttttggtCCGGAtgtatttcttattttttgttttatgcagAATAGACTCGCAGCAGCGCCGCGGGAGAAGCCATTGAAGCGATTTATTGGCTGAGGTGTTTGCTGCAGACGAGGGAAATCAGAGCAGATGGAGTCATGAGGGACACacaagcgttttttttttttaatccctgcAGGGCCAAATTACAAAGTAGATCAGCAAGGAGGTGtcggtgggggtgggggggggggggggggcataatgTCAAAGGACCCCACCTTTTGGACAATGAAACCACGTGTGGGCGGCGAGGTGAGGGACAGTGGCGATGGCGAAAGTGAGAAGCTGAGCCGTTAATCATGAGCTGACAGAATGGCGACGTGCCCCCCCCGCTGTGGTCAGGGTGGAGCAGACAGGAGGCGGTTGTGTTGTATGATTGTGAACTTGTGTGCAGTAGGTCCAATGAGTATTTTTGACGAGCattacctcttttttttttccttattatTCCTTATAAGTATTATCagaagtgttgctatgcatgctgtggtgaggaagaggaggaggaggagtgtcgTCTTTTTTCAGTCCTGCATGAATTCCAATCAtagtgctggaggaggaggaggaggtggtgtttACATAGCAGGATGAGGAaggagctgctctgtgatgtGAGGTGACAGAAGTGGAGTTGTGTTGAAGGTCCGGTGTGAGGTGTGAGGCGAGGAGCAGCTTccgttatgtgtgtgttttctctgctgtggtcGCCATGGTGACCACCACTCATATCATGTAATTTTTGGTGTGtctggaccccccccccccccaccgccACCCCTCCTCCTGTGGATCACCGTGACCGACCTCTGGGGATGAATCTGGTGATTAAGTACGAATTCTGTTTAGCTTCATCTCCACAGAGGTGAGCTGGACGGACGCCACGGTCGTCCTGGCCGTCCGTCCACCCGCCGGGAGTTTTTGTACAGCAGTTTAATAAATGGGTTTGAATTgcatgtggattttttttttttttttttttttggggtcACATGCTTTCAAAAGCTCGTttttaagaataaaaataataagtgACATGTATTTTTCTCACAATGTTTTATTTTGCCATCCTTGTGTCTGCCTTCTGTTTATTCTCTTCATTATTATTGaatgtatataataaataaactgtTTGGTTTTTACTCTGGCCTCTTcgaatatttattttatatttatttatttttcctcgAAGATGATGCTCATTTTATGGCAGTTTTTCTgagaagctgcagttcctcctgtggCCTCTAGAGGCTGGCTTCAAACGTTAAAGTCAAATCCCTGCAGACGTCCGTGtttaaaatgtccaacattAAAACAGCTAGCCCCATGTTAGGGAACCCTCACTGAATAATGTGTTAGTATAGTTGGATACTATATTAGAAGAATCCACCTCCACTGTATCTGACTGAGAGACACTAACTGCTTTAATTTCATTTCCGAAAACAAAGAATGCGTTGTTCACTTTGTCTCATTAAAGCGCACTGATTTTGACTTTTCGAGGTATTTCCATAAAGCTACGTATATTTTATGTGGTGAAAGTTCACAGATGTGACTCTGGAGCCAGGATTTTAAGTGTTAAATTTGGAGTGAGGCTGCTTTAAATAGGTAGCGAAATAATCATGTGGTAGGAGCAAAGCTAAGTGTTGCAACCTCTGGATAACAGGCGCCCTGCTCTGAACCGTCTTCCTTCTCCGACTGCATTAGCTGCTGTGAGTACAGATGATTGATAGGGCAACAATTGACAAACGATTACAGCCGCTCCGTTGCACCGGTGTTAActctttgacttttttttctttctacaaACGGCGGCGATAAAGCTCGTCCTGCTACCTCCAAACTTTCTCATCAGTGCCATCGGGGGGGAAAACAATCCTGGAACAATCGTTAATTGCATCTGCAGTTTAAATGGCCGTAAATGGGTTGGATGTGGCGGGAACCCTCATATCCCTGCTAATTGCTGTAATGCACAAGAGGCCAATTGCCAATTTGATGGCGTGCTCGCGCTGAGTAATTGAAGTTGGGCTAATTGGAAGAAGAGATTGATAAAAAAGGGGGGGGTGGCATCTGGTGACCTTTGTGGATGTGCAGAATGACTGCAGGACCAGTTTGCAGCAAATCTGAATCATCTCAGCTGCCCTCAGTTTGAGTTTATGTTGCATATTATCTGTTTTATTAAAGGTGCAGTGACAGATGTGgtgcaatacaaacacaaagaggagctgtgtgtgagctgtaGTGCCCTGACGCTGCCCCTGCTGGTTGAAACTGTGAAATGTGTCGCAGTCAGAGCAGGCTGGGTGGGCAGATTGTCCTTAAAGGTTATTTAGAGGAAAAATAAAGGGTTAAGAAtacaaaaatgtctttgtagAAGAACGTTGTAATTGATAAGAAagaatgtgtaaaaacatacagaatCATGGTGACACTTTAAATCTAACTTAACCCCGTACTCACTGTTCAGTAAAtacacttcctgtgtctcattgtTTACACTTTGCACATGTAAACATGAGCTGTGGAGTTATCCACTAATCCACCAGGGATGACGTGACCACAGACCTCCCTCCAGTCAGATGGAGCCCAGGTTAAGTCTGTAGAGGAGACGTTAGAGAGCTGACTGCTTCCCCACTAACTGGCTTTTAATTGACCCCACAGCATGTCGTGGTTGTTGGATTATGTCTGTACAACGTTCTTCTTGCCTCTCCTGTTGAACTGAGAGCAAACCACACAGGCTCAACTGTGCTCCCCCTAGTGGGATAAAGTTACATTACTGTGATGCAGCAGTATCTGACGTAAACTGGGCATCTAATTTAACATTGGAGGGAGGGATTAACGGGATTATAACAAACTCTGGGATTACACGCACTTCCTTTCTCTGATGTTTGTGAGGTTCCCTTCCCTCATCATCGGATCTCTGACAGCTAATCACGCTGGTTGGTTGTTGGACGATTTATATAATTGTTTCTCAAGTCTCTGACTCACTCTCCCATCTTGTGACCATGCTAATTAGCTTGTCTGTGGCTAACTGGTTAGCGGCTATTTGACACACCTCATAGCTGTAAATTCTTATTGTGTTTAGGATCTTTTAAAGCTTCCTTTCACCAGTCTTGATGAGTTGAACCTTTATTATAAAGCTTGAAATGCACCTTTTGTTTGTGGTCCACTGACCAGAATGCTGCAGCTGTAAGTAGGATGAATATGAAGATGATTAATGAGTGATggcacagccccccccccccccccccccccccccacggtGCTGACAGGTCTCCTGTCCTATCCACCTCCTGCCTCGTCTCATCTAATCTGTCCCcgtcctcccctcctcctccctcctcacagatgcctctgctctgctcagcaGTTTGGCACCTTCAGAGCCACAGTTTCACGCCTCCTCTGTCGCCTCGGGGCTATTACATACCATCACtgggaagcacacacacacacacacaccaggagagAGAATCACTTCCACTAAAGGATTATGTCATGTGGAGTTCCTGCCAGAAGAAGAAAGCTGGACAATCTGAGCCCATCCAGCCTCGATGATGAAACTCGAGCAGATGAGGTCACAACTGTGAGGAACATGGCTTCttgtaaaatatttacataataAAAAATCAGTGCAGGAGCTGGGTCATCTTCAGCTGTCGGATGTTTGTGTGGTGATGGAGGGGTTAATCCTGTCCGTAGTATTCGTCGTATGGTTCGCTGTAGTTGGTGGTCTTCGGGCGAGGAATGGTGTAATCTTTGCAGGGTCGatttcctgaaacacacacacacattcatcactgCAATTAATACCCATTATAAAGTGTGTCTTCATTAACCCTTACAGCGTGACTTCACCATAATTGCCTTCAGTGGTAAAAGGTCACAGTGTTtaattgcagtgtgtgtgtgtgtgtggtttaacaCTCACTGTCATGGAGAATCCAGACTCGTAGGGCGACTGCAGCGTCTGCTCCGCCGGCCTGCCTGAAGGGAGACATATGATACAGTCAGctcattatcagctcgttatgTGCTGTTCATCATGAAGGCCTGCCGTGAGAGCCGAGCGCTGACTGATGGCAGGATTCATTTAGAGAAAAGGCTCCATGTTCGTTTTGGTCTGGCAGTCGTTTCTCAGTCAGTGAGAATGGACGTTCTGGCTGCTTCTCACACAGGCTCAGTTTGAGGCACCCTTTATTAGATTCCTGCTAAATTTATGAGCGgttctgatttatttatatcGCAACGGTTTCCTGAAAGTgcactttgtttaaaaaaaaaagaagaagaacctTCCACCAGTAGGGggcactgtgtgtctgtttacctATTTTTAATTCCTGTCACATTTCCAGTTTTCAGTGCAGACCTgcacctctacacacacacacacagcaggtcctGGTCACTGCTGTATGTTCTtacttttttcactttttgttatgtttgctgttggaaataataataaatcctgtacatttttttgacGAGCTGCTCCAGATGGTGATAAACATTCAAACACAGCCATAGGAGAAGTGTtggtctttgctttgttttgtggGTCGTTGTCGGCACCGCTGTGCTTCCTTCCTCCGTTGTTTACAAGCTGCATGGCGGGTGCAGGCTGACTGATGGCAACACGCCGTGCATGCAAAAGGCTGCACAGATTCTGACTtgactgctgtcaatcatgtcaAATAGCAGCAAAGCAACACATACTCCTGAGGAGTCAGATCCAGGCCAGGTgtcaccagcagctctgcatcatTTAGACCAGTGTTTCACTCACATGCAGATCAGTTAAACAAACAGTTATCATGTGCCTGCATGTTTAACCTGAGTCAGTCATAGCTTCTTTGATCTATTGATAGGTGCAGAgtattgttttgattttttgaaACTAGACGTAGAATAAAATGTTTCGGATTAATTCTCGGGTTGGTCGTATTTTCTGACTTGCAGCGGAAAGTCATAACCCTGAATACGTCCTACTTCACATGTTGGACTGAAAACATTGACTCACTAACCCCAActagtggtacaaagtggtgTTACACAAGCGTACGGTCTGATGCTAGCTGCTGAATATGCTTATTTCTGTCAGATCTGTGTGACCTCTCTCTGAAGTCTGTAGTAGCATAAACTTGTTTCTTCAATTTGTTCGAAGTTAATTCTTTCACTTAATTGTAAAAATGCAGCAAAAATGgttcaaatgttaaataatgATCCGAGTTCCTTTGTTTAGGTTAAACTTTGGAACATTTGAGAAAATGTGACTTTGGGAGGTGATTGGATTTTTGTCACTTTCTGACAGTTTTGACATCAATGATTGATCGTTCAATTGAGgcaataattaaaataatagtTTGGTGCGAGCCTAATTATTTTTATGTCCCTCGTCCCTCATTAATTCACAGCCTTTTAATTAAGAGGACATCTCACCTCTGCGGTTCTCTCCTTCATTCTCGAAGCTTCCGTTCTCTTTTCCCTCCTTCTGGCTGCCCAGTCCGGGGATGTCGGCACTCGGGCTGGTCCACCCTGCAAAGTTCAGAGGCAGGTCTTTGGACGAGGCCTCCACCCCGCAGAAGAAGGCAACCTGGGACATCCCGTGCCCCATCAGTAACACCCAGCCATTGGCCACCAAGGCGATGCTGAGTACTGGGTCGTCCCAGGTCGGGCGCCGGCCCAATTCAAAGTTTCCCCTGACGAGCATGGTGATCCAGACCACCCAGATGCAGGCGGAGAGTAGCActgtgatgaagagcagcatGGCCTGAGTCCTCCAGTACTTGTTGGTGGGTCCTGTGTAGCTGTAGCTGTATGTGAAGCAGGAGCGGCAGAGGAAGTGCAGGGACAGGATCAAGGTGATGGCCAGCAGGCACAGCACGTAGATCTGCAGCATGACGAACTCCTCCTGGCTGTACTCGCACGGCTTCTTGTCCCGGACCAGCACAAGGATCAGCCACT of the Parambassis ranga chromosome 8, fParRan2.1, whole genome shotgun sequence genome contains:
- the LOC114440616 gene encoding LOW QUALITY PROTEIN: retinoic acid-induced protein 3 (The sequence of the model RefSeq protein was modified relative to this genomic sequence to represent the inferred CDS: inserted 1 base in 1 codon) → MASSPMKHQSLYPALLFLFYAPLSCLCQSNSSSTVAPTTSSNVTSSKGILGCGAELHPIYSYLCDRRAAWGIILQTLASAGFLFSTALLVGMLLWALCICCSARQQRNSFGSVVASMSMFLLATAGIFAITFSFIIQLTPQTCPTRIFLFTVLFALAFSSLLARCLALLGFAAARGWGEPAIALGLFAVQVIISTQWLILVLVRDKKPCEYSQEEFVMLQIYVLCLLAITLILSLHFLCRSCFTYSYSYTGPTNKYWRTQAMLLFITVLLSACIWVVWITMLVRGNFELGRRPTWDDPVLSIALVANGWVLLMGHGMSQVAFFCGVEASSKDLPLNFAGWTSPSADIPGLGSQKEGKENGSFENEGENRRGRPAEQTLQSPYESGFSMTEIDPXKDYTIPRPKTTNYSEPYDEYYGQD